One part of the Chitinivibrionales bacterium genome encodes these proteins:
- a CDS encoding ATP-binding cassette domain-containing protein: MIAVQTENLAKRFKKFLAVDGISFTVNEGEVFGFLGPNGAGKTTTINMLSTLIAPSSGGARIMGYDIVKKRNEVRRSIGVVFQDPALDSRLTGRENLEFHAHMYGMPARERNGRIAEVLALVELEDKAAARVETYSGGMKRRLEIARGLMHRPKVLFLDEPTIGLDAQTRRHIWTYVKKLNAETGITMILTTHYMEEADALSHRILILDRGRIVALDTPSALKDVLGGDVIELGIAGDTSSFVNAMRSAGWVKSVAANDGCVRLSLEKAELHVAPVVQAAADHGVALSCVNIRKPSLDDVFIHFTGKTIREGGNDATEGKPSRRGHRRRR; this comes from the coding sequence ATGATCGCCGTACAAACAGAAAATCTCGCCAAACGTTTCAAAAAATTCCTTGCGGTGGACGGCATTTCCTTTACGGTGAATGAAGGGGAAGTGTTCGGGTTTCTCGGACCCAACGGCGCGGGCAAGACCACCACCATCAACATGCTTTCGACGCTGATCGCCCCGTCATCGGGCGGCGCCCGGATCATGGGTTACGATATTGTCAAGAAGCGCAACGAGGTCCGGCGGTCCATCGGTGTGGTGTTCCAGGACCCGGCCCTCGACAGCAGGCTCACCGGCCGGGAGAACCTGGAGTTCCACGCGCACATGTACGGCATGCCGGCGCGGGAGCGCAACGGCAGGATCGCTGAAGTACTCGCCCTCGTGGAGCTCGAAGACAAGGCGGCCGCCCGCGTGGAAACATATTCCGGCGGCATGAAGCGCAGGCTCGAAATCGCACGCGGCCTCATGCACCGGCCCAAGGTCCTGTTCCTCGACGAGCCTACCATAGGGCTCGATGCACAGACCCGGCGCCACATATGGACCTACGTCAAGAAACTCAATGCCGAAACCGGCATCACCATGATCCTCACCACCCATTACATGGAGGAGGCCGATGCTCTCTCTCACCGGATCCTTATCCTCGACCGCGGCAGGATCGTGGCGCTCGACACGCCGTCGGCGCTCAAGGACGTTTTGGGCGGGGACGTGATCGAGCTCGGCATTGCGGGCGACACATCATCATTTGTCAATGCCATGCGCTCGGCCGGCTGGGTAAAGAGCGTTGCGGCGAACGATGGATGCGTGCGGCTCAGCCTCGAAAAGGCCGAACTGCACGTGGCGCCCGTGGTCCAGGCCGCGGCGGATCACGGCGTGGCGCTATCGTGTGTGAACATCAGAAAGCCGAGCCTGGACGATGTGTTCATCCATTTTACGGGCAAGACGATCCGCGAAGGCGGCAATGACGCAACAGAGGGAAAACCGTCCAGGCGCGGACACCGAAGGCGCAGGTAG